The following proteins come from a genomic window of Nothobranchius furzeri strain GRZ-AD chromosome 1, NfurGRZ-RIMD1, whole genome shotgun sequence:
- the LOC129154317 gene encoding protocadherin gamma-A5, translated as MVCIITERTVKWQVQALLLVFLMEDTVSQIRYSVPEEMRKGSFVGNLAEDLGVDAKRLRSGGARIVSGDSSEFIRLDVDKGILVVGERVDREQLCGQTSPCSLNFEMIMTNPMQLHSVVVEILDVNDNAPVFHEKEMHVEVVESALPGTEILQVSASDADVGVNALHGYTLHPTTHFNIKVLSSPNGHKYAQLYLSSALDREKEEKMLLTLTAVDGGEPQRSGVLKIHITVRDTNDNAPVFTQPIFKASVKENVPKGTLVVSLSATDADEGMNGRVTYHFNRMSNKVAELFHLDGNSGDLTVTGMIDYEDNKLYEIGVQAKDQGGQSTSTNVIIEVIDVNDNAPMITLTSFSNTVAEDSPTGTTIAIINVKDVDSGKNGKVDCSVNPNIPFAIQSSLKNYYTLVTNGVLDREQHPVYNITFTAVDEGNPPLSENKTITLRISDVNDNAPMFEQMIYEANILENNPPGLHVFSVKAHDSDSGQNARISYLLIDTELNGSPISTYISVNAESGAIQAVRSFDYEQIKDFQFHVKAQDGGSPPLSSNVTVKILIQDQNDNPPQVLYPVQTGGSVVAEMVPRSAEVGYLVTKVVAVDVDSGQNAWLSYKLQKATDRALFEVGLQNGEIRTIRQVTDKDAVKQRLTVIVEDNGQPSRSATVIVNVAVADSFPEVLSEFTDSTHDKEYNDNLTFYLVLALAVVSFLFITCLVVIISVKIYRWRQSRILYHSSLPVIPYYPPRYSDTLGTGTLQHVYNYEVCRTTDSRKSDCKFGRAASQNVLVMDPSSTGTMQRMQGEKSILDEPDSPLEVS; from the coding sequence ATGGTTTGCATCATCACGGAGCGCACGGTTAAATGGCAAGTACAGGCCCTCCTCCTTGTTTTTCTCATGGAGGACACGGTTTCCCAGATTCGCTACTCGGTCCCCGAAGAGATGAGAAAAGGCTCTTTTGTGGGAAATCTTGCTGAGGACTTGGGTGTCGACGCTAAAAGACTGAGATCAGGTGGTGCTCGGATCGTTAGTGGTGATAGCAGCGAGTTTATTAGGCTGGATGTAGATAAAGGGATTCTCGTCGTGGGAGAAAGAGTAGATAGGGAGCAGCTCTGTGGACAGACGTCACCCTGCAGCTTGAATTTTGAAATGATCATGACCAACCCAATGCAGCTGCACAGCGTTGTTGTGGAAATATTAGATGTTAATGACAATGCGCCAGTTTTCCACGAGAAAGAAATGCATGTGGAGGTCGTAGAATCTGCTCTTCCAGGAACAGAAATATTGCAAGTGAGCGCGTCAGACGCTGATGTCGGCGTGAACGCTTTACACGGTTACACGTTACACCCTACAACGCATTTTAACATCAAAGTTCTCTCTAGTCCAAATGGTCATAAATATGCGCAGCTGTATCTTTCCAGCGCTTTAGACCGAGAGAAAGAGGAAAAGATGCTTCTCACGCTGACTGCTGTGGATGGAGGTGAACCGCAGCGATCTGGGGTTCTAAAAATACACATAACTGTCCGAGACACGAACGACAATGCCCCAGTGTTTACACAGCCTATTTTTAAAGCATCGGTTAAAGAAAATGTTCCAAAAGGGACTTTAGTGGTGAGCCTGAGCGCAACGGATGCGGATGAAGGGATGAACGGACGTGTGACGTATCATTTTAACCGCATGTCTAATAAAGTAGCGGAGCTTTTCCACCTGGATGGAAACAGCGGAGATTTAACTGTAACCGGTATGATTGACTATGAAGATAATAAATTGTATGAGATAGGCGTGCAAGCCAAAGATCAAGGTGGACAAAGCACGTCCACAAATGTCATAATTGAGGTGATAGATGTAAATGATAACGCACCTATGATAACATTAACCTCTTTCTCTAATACTGTCGCTGAGGATTCTCCTACAGGAACCACAATAGCTATCATTAATGTAAAGGACGTAGATTCGGGTAAAAACGGAAAAGTTGACTGTTCTGTTAATCCTAATATCCCATTCGCTATCCAGTCGTCTCTAAAGAATTATTACACATTAGTCACAAATGGAGTTTTGGATAGGGAACAACACCCTGTATATAACATCACCTTCACTGCTGTGGATGAGGGCAATCCACCCCTCTCCGAGAACAAGACAATAACTCTGAGGATATCTGACGTAAATGATAATGCTCCGATGTTTGAACAGATGATTTATGAAGCTAATATATTGGAAAATAACCCACCTGGTCTACACGTGTTTTCTGTGAAAGCTCACGATTCTGATTCAGGACAAAATGCGCGGATCTCATACCTGCTTATAGATACTGAGTTGAATGGTAGCCCCATTTCCACATACATTTCTGTGAATGCAGAAAGTGGTGCTATACAGGCAGTGCGCTCTTTTGACTACGAGCAGATCAAAGACTTCCAGTTTCACGTTAAAGCGCAGGATGGAGGCTCTCCTCCTCTCAGCAGCAACGTGACTGTGAAAATACTGATCCAGGACCAGAACGATAACCCCCCTCAGGTCCTGTACCCGGTCCAGACTGGAGGCTCCGTGGTGGCTGAGATGGTGCCTCGTTCAGCAGAAGTGGGCTATCTGGTGACTAAAGTGGTGGCTGTTGATGTGGACTCTGGACAGAACGCCTGGCTCTCCTATAAACTGCAGAAAGCCACAGACAGGGCGCTGTTTGAAGTGGGCTTACAGAATGGAGAAATCAGAACTATCCGTCAAGTGACTGATAAAGATGCTGTGAAACAAAGACTGACTGTTATAGTGGAGGACAACGGCCAGCCCTCTCGTTCAGCTACAGTCATTGTTAACGTGGCGGTGGCGGACAGCTTCCCTGAAGTGCTGTCGGAGTTCACTGACTCTACACACGACAAGGAGTACAATGACAACCTGACTTTTTACTTAGTCTTGGCTCTGGCTGTAGTTTCCTTCCTCTTCATCACCTGTTTGGTGGTTATCATCTCAGTGAAAATCTACAGATGGAGACAGTCTCGCATCCTGTATCACTCCAGCCTCCCTGTCATTCCATATTATCCACCACGTTACTCAGACACGCTGGGGACAGGAACTCTCCAACATGTGTACAACTACGAGGTGTGCAGGACCACTGACTCCAGAAAGAGTGACTGTAAGTTCGGCAGAGCTGCTAGTCAGAACGTGTTGGTAATGGACCCCAGTTCTACAGGAACCATGCAGAGGATGCAGGGTGAGAAGAGCATCCTGGATGAGCCTGACTCTCCTTTAGAGGTTAGTTGA
- the LOC107396860 gene encoding protocadherin beta-12 — protein sequence MNYHNFSRNPVQINVNIILSVFMMEWETRKSRWMKWRFGCGRYLLGVVLLCSLCDFTTGHIRYSIPEEMKKGSLIGNLAQDLGLDLKRLRSGRARIVSGENVQYTELKADKGILVVKEKIDREQLCGDTTPCSFSFEMILENPMELHQITVEIIDINDHSPRFEKDNIRFEISESATTGARFSLKSAEDADVGVNGLREYLLSENEHFVIKQHSNADGKKYAEMVLQKPLDRETNPSLSLKLIAVDGGTPQKSGTVIIDVTVLDVNDNAPVFNQSVYKTTVIENSAKETYVTTVNATDADSGSNSMVSYYFSDDSRALHDVFVMDEKTGAIYIKGDVDFEKDKKYELRVDAKDQGGLTDSSKVIIEVTDVNDNAPVISVMSFTSPVSEDSPPGTTIGIINVKDLDSGDNGQVSCKIEQNAPFKIKSNLRNYYTLVTDSVLDREIVSEYNITVVATDGGIPPLSAKKNFSLKVSDVNDNAPVFPQSLYSAFLPENNSPGVSVLTLIAKDPDENQNARVSYILEDSNIGGSPISQYVSVNVETGVIQAVRSFDYEQIKELIFVVKAQDGGSPPLSSNVTVKIMIQDQNDNPPQVLYPVQTGGSVVAEMVPRSAEVGYLVTKVVAVDVDSGQNAWLSYKLQKSTDRALFEVGLQNGEIRTIRQVTDKDAVKQRLTVIVEDNGQPSRSATVIVNVAVADSFPEVLSEFTDSTHDKEYNDNLTFYLVLALAVVSFLFITCLVVIISVKIYRWRQSRILYHSSLPVIPYYPPRYSDTLGTGTLQHVYNYEVCRTTDSRKSDCKFGRAASQNVLVMDPSSTGTMQRMQGEKSILDEPDSPLEVRCFRMCFM from the coding sequence ATGAATTACCATAATTTTTCACGAAATCCAGTTCAGATTAATGTAAACATTATATTGTCTGTGTTTATGATGGAATGGGAAACACGAAAAAGCAGGTGGATGAAATGGCGTTTTGGATGCGGACGGTATTTGCTGGGAGTTGTTCTCCTTTGTTCTCTCTGTGATTTTACCACCGGACACATCAGATATTCTATCCCAGAGGAGATGAAGAAAGGTTCTCTGATCGGTAATTTGGCGCAGGACCTGGGTTTGGATCTGAAAAGGCTCCGTTCTGGTCGGGCCCGAATCGTTagcggagaaaatgttcagtacacCGAGCTGAAGGCGGACAAAGGGATTTTAGTGGTGAAAGAGAAGATCGACCGGGAGCAGCTCTGTGGAGACACAACCCCGTGTAGCTTCAGCTTTGAGATGATTCTAGAAAACCCGATGGAGCTGCATCAGATCACTGTTGAGATTATAGATATAAATGATCATTCTCCCAGGTTTGAAAAGGATAACATCCGCTTTGAAATCAGTGAATCCGCTACAACGGGCGCTCGTTTCTCGTTAAAAAGCGCAGAGGACGCAGATGTGGGTGTGAACGGACTGAGAGAATATTTATTAAGTGAGAACGagcattttgttattaaacaacATTCAAATGCAGATGGAAAGAAATACGCAGAGATGGTTCTTCAGAAGCCTTTAGACCGAGAGACCAACCCAAGTCTGTCTTTAAAGCTGATAGCTGTAGACGGAGGAACTCCTCAGAAATCTGGTACAGTAATTATTGACGTGACAGTTCTAGATGTTAATGATAATGCTCCTGTGTTTAATCAGTCTGTTTATAAAACTACAGTCATTGAAAATTCTGCCAAAGAAACCTACGTCACCACTGTTAATGCTACTGACGCAGATTCAGGGTCAAACAGCATGGTTAGCTATTATTTCTCAGATGATAGCCGTGCTCTTCATGATGTTTTTGTGATGGATGAGAAAACTGGTGCAATTTACATAAAAGGTGATGTTGATTttgaaaaagataaaaaatatgAACTTAGAGTCGATGCAAAGGATCAGGGAGGTTTAACAGATTCTAGTAAAGTGATAATTGAAGTAACTGATGTAAATGATAACGCCCCAGTCATCAGTGTGATGTCAttcactagtcctgtgtcagaggactcTCCTCCTGGTACAACTATCGGTATCATTAATGTTAAAGACCTGGACTCGGGAGATAACGGACAGGTTTCATGTAAAATAGAACAAAacgctcctttcaaaataaagtccAATTTAAGGAATTACTACACTCTGGTGACAGATTCTGTGTTAGATCGTGAAATTGTGTCAGAATATAACATCACTGTAGTTGCGACAGATGGAGGAATCCCTCCTCTCTCAGCTAAAAAAAACTTTAGTCTAAAGGTGTCTGATGTGAACGataacgctccagttttcccacaAAGTCTTTACAGCGCGTTTCTACCTGAGAATAACTCTCCAGGTGTCTCTGTTCTCACTCTGATAGCTAAAGATCCTGATGAGAACCAGAACGCTCGCGTGTCTTATATTTTAGAGGACAGTAACATTGGTGGGTCCCCGATTTCTCAATATGTTTCTGTGAATGTAGAAACTGGAGTAATTCAGGCGGTGCGCTCGTTTGATTATGAACAAATTAAGGAGTTAATATTTGTAGTTAAAGCGCAGGATGGAGGCTCTCCTCCTCTCAGCAGCAACGTGACTGTGAAAATAATGATCCAGGACCAGAACGATAACCCCCCTCAGGTCCTGTACCCGGTCCAGACTGGAGGCTCCGTGGTGGCTGAGATGGTGCCTCGTTCAGCAGAAGTGGGCTATCTGGTGACTAAAGTGGTGGCTGTTGATGTGGACTCTGGACAGAACGCCTGGCTCTCCTATAAACTGCAGAAATCCACAGACAGGGCGCTGTTTGAAGTGGGCTTACAGAATGGAGAAATCAGAACTATCCGTCAAGTGACTGATAAAGATGCTGTGAAACAAAGACTGACTGTTATAGTGGAGGACAACGGCCAGCCCTCTCGTTCAGCTACAGTCATTGTTAACGTGGCGGTGGCGGACAGCTTCCCTGAAGTGCTGTCGGAGTTCACTGACTCTACACACGACAAGGAGTACAATGACAACCTGACTTTTTACTTAGTCTTGGCTCTGGCTGTAGTTTCCTTCCTCTTCATCACCTGTTTAGTGGTTATCATCTCAGTGAAAATCTACAGATGGAGACAGTCTCGCATCCTGTATCACTCCAGCCTCCCTGTCATTCCATATTATCCACCACGTTACTCAGACACGCTGGGGACAGGAACTCTCCAACATGTGTACAACTACGAGGTGTGCAGGACCACTGACTCCAGAAAGAGTGACTGTAAGTTCGGCAGAGCTGCTAGTCAGAACGTGTTGGTAATGGACCCCAGTTCTACAGGAACCATGCAGAGGATGCAGGGTGAGAAGAGCATCCTGGATGAGCCTGACTCTCCTTTAGAGGTGAGATGCTTTAGAATGTGTTTCATGTGA
- the LOC107396865 gene encoding protocadherin gamma-A10: MVETAVSSCKKWRLCFRSVRWFMLFLCCFKSIVSGQIRYSIPEEMKKGSLIGNVAHDLGLNVERLRSGRARIVTRQSIQYTELKTDKGVLVVKERIDREQLCGDVTPCSFSFEVILENPMELHQITVEITDINDNFPVFRKGEIQLEIGESAALGSRFLLPTAEDADVGSNGLQTYLLTASDAFGLKQHSNPDGQKYAELVIQNALDREKEPRISLRLIAVDGGSPPRSGTVNIDITVLDVNDNPPIFNQSLYRAAVLENAIKGTYITTVNASDADAGSNGLMTYRFSNVKKHLTDTFSLNEYTGTITLTGEVDYEKDKKYEIMIEAVDQGGLTDSSKVLIEIIDVNDNAPVINVMSFSSPVLENSPVGSTVAIINVIDADSDQNGKITCSTDRLLPFKIKSTLTNYYALITDSSFDREAVPEYTITVQATDSGSPSLSSTTVLHLKIADVNDNAPVFDQISYVTHLIENNSPGVSVFSVTAGDNDWNQNARISYFLEDTAINGSPASLYVSINSENGAIHALRSFDYEQVKELNLVVKAQDGGSPPLSSNVTVKILIQDQNDNPPQVLYPVQTGGSVVAEMVPRSAEVGYLVTKVVAVDVDSGQNAWLSYKLQKATDRALFEVGLQNGEIRTIRQVTDKDAVKQRLTVIVEDNGQPSRSATVIVNVAVADSFPEVLSEFTDSTHDKEYNDNLTFYLVLALAVVSFLFITCLVVIISVKIYRWRQSRILYHSSLPVIPYYPPRYSDTLGTGTLQHVYNYEVCRTTDSRKSDCKFGRAASQNVLVMDPSSTGTMQRIQGEKSILDEPDSPLEVSLYLFIYFYIIIIIIIIIIIIIIIIIIIIVVVVVVVLSNL, from the coding sequence ATGGTGGAAACCGCGGTTTCATCGTGTAAAAAATGGCGTTTGTGTTTCAGGTCAGTCCGCTGGTTTATGCTGTTCTTGTGTTGTTTCAAAAGCATTGTTTCCGGGCAGATCAGATATTCAATCCCAGAGGAGATGAAAAAAGGATCTCTCATCGGCAATGTTGCTCATGATCTCGGTTTGAACGTAGAAAGGCTGCGCTCTGGCCGTGCCCGCATCGTGACTAGACAAAGCATCCAGTACACGGAGCTGAAAACAGACAAAGGCGTTTTAGTCGTGAAGGAGAGGATTGACCGAGAGCAGCTTTGTGGAGACGTAACACCTTGCAGCTTCAGCTTCGAGGTGATTTTAGAGAATCCGATGGAGCTGCACCAAATAACGGTGGAAATAACGGACATAAATGACAACTTCCCGGTGTTTAGAAAGGGGGAGATTCAATTAGAAATAGGCGAGTCTGCAGCGCTGGGCTCGCGGTTTTTGCTACCCACTGCCGAGGACGCAGATGTGGGCAGCAACGGCCTGCAGACATATTTACTCACGGCCAGTGATGCCTTTGGTTTGAAGCAACACTCAAACCCAGACGGTCAAAAATATGCAGAGTTGGTTATACAAAACGCGTTAGATAGAGAAAAAGAGCCGCGCATATCACTGAGGCTCATCGCTGTTGACGGTGGATCTCCGCCTAGATCTGGAACAGTAAATATAGATATTACAGTGCTTGATGTTAATGACAATCCTCCAATTTTTAACCAGTCTTTATACAGAGCCGCTGTTTTGGAAAACGCGATAAAAGGCACTTATATCACCACTGTGAACgcaagtgatgcggacgctgggtCTAACGGATTGATGACATACAGATTTTCAAATGTAAAAAAACACTTGACTGATACATTCAGTTTGAATGAATATACAGGAACCATAACTCTGACAGGAGAAGTTGACTATGAAAAAGATAAGAAATATGAAATCATGATTGAAGCTGTGGATCAAGGGGGGCTTACGGATTCAAGTAAAGTGCTGATTGAAATAATAGACGTGAATGACAACGCTCCTGTCATAAATGTGATGTCATTCTCCAGTCCGGTTCTAGAGAATTCCCCGGTGGGTTCCACAGTAGCAATAATTAATGTGATTGATGCAGACTCGGACCAAAATGGGAAAATCACCTGTTCAACAGACAGACTCCTTCCTTTTAAGATAAAATCGACTTTAACTAATTATTATGCATTAATAACAGACTCGTCATTTGATAGGGAGGCAGTCCCTGAATATACTATAACTGTCCAGGCCACAGATTCGGGTTCTCCATCTTTATCAAGCACCACAGTTTTGCATTTGAAGATCGCTGATGTGAATGATAATGCGCCGGTATTTGATCAAATTAGTTATGTTACACATCTTATAGAAAACAACTCTCCTGGGGTTTCTGTATTTTCGGTGACAGCGGGAGATAACGATTGGAATCAAAATGCACGAATCTCATATTTTCTTGAAGACACAGCTATCAATGGCAGTCCTGCATCTTTGTACGTCTCCATAAACAGTGAAAATGGAGCAATCCACGCACTGCGATCTTTTGATTATGAGCAAGTTAAAGAACTTAACCTGGTGGTTAAAGCGCAGGATGGAGGCTCTCCTCCTCTCAGCAGCAACGTGACTGTGAAAATACTGATCCAGGACCAGAACGATAACCCCCCTCAGGTCCTGTACCCAGTCCAGACTGGAGGCTCTGTGGTGGCTGAGATGGTGCCTCGTTCAGCAGAAGTGGGCTATCTGGTGACTAAAGTGGTGGCTGTTGATGTGGACTCTGGACAGAACGCCTGGCTCTCCTATAAACTGCAGAAAGCCACAGACAGGGCGCTGTTTGAAGTGGGCTTACAGAATGGAGAAATCAGAACTATCCGTCAAGTGACTGATAAAGATGCTGTGAAACAAAGACTGACTGTTATAGTGGAGGACAACGGCCAGCCCTCTCGTTCAGCTACAGTCATTGTTAACGTGGCGGTGGCGGACAGCTTCCCTGAAGTGCTGTCGGAGTTCACTGACTCTACACACGACAAGGAATACAACGACAACCTGACTTTTTACTTAGTCTTGGCTCTGGCTGTAGTTTCCTTCCTCTTCATCACCTGTTTAGTGGTTATCATCTCAGTGAAAATCTACCGATGGAGACAGTCTCGCATCCTGTATCACTCCAGCCTCCCTGTCATTCCATATTATCCACCACGTTACTCAGACACGCTGGGGACAGGAACTCTCCAACATGTGTACAACTACGAGGTGTGCAGGACCACTGACTCCAGAAAGAGTGACTGTAAGTTCGGCAGAGCTGCTAGTCAGAACGTGTTGGTAATGGACCCCAGTTCTACAGGAACCATGCAGAGGATACAGGGTGAGAAGAGCATCCTGGATGAGCCTGACTCTCCTTTAGAGGttagtctttatttatttatatatttttatattattattattattattattattattattattattattattattattattattattattgttgttgttgttgtagttgttTTATCAAATTTATAA